The Branchiostoma floridae strain S238N-H82 chromosome 1, Bfl_VNyyK, whole genome shotgun sequence sequence TTAGAGGTCATGAGAAATAGCCATCTCAGTGAACATCCCTGGTGACTCCACGTACATTGAATGTCAATTCCACGCACGATTACGAATGACGTTTGCGGTAGCGAAGTACTCTCTAAATTTCCGGGTAATCCTAATGCTATACAGAAAAACGCCGATAAATCACAATGACAGGCTTGGGGTATATTCGGGACATATAAGTAATATCACAACCTGAACCACTGTCTCGATATGCTTGAAGGCAAGATAATAATGATAGGCATAGTTCGGCATTATGTACCAACAAGAAATATGTACTTTCATGCACTTAAGTAAGCATGACAactaaatactttttttcaatcgtGTAGATGTATAGAAACAACTTACGCATTTTCGGCGTGGTAAGGACTACGTCTTTCTTTTCCGTGTCGATGCACAGAGGTGAAAGTGATGAAGCGTGTTTTGTAGTGTGTACAACGTGCGAACTGATCATGAATTGACCCAGCCAGTGTTTCAATCCGAAACAGGGTAAATAACAATCACCCAAGGAGCTGACTTTGAGAAACTGTCTGGTGAATTCTGTAAGTAGGCGAGTTTTAGACATCTGACGGATTGCCCCACAACCACTCTCAGTGTTAAAAGCATGACTCTTGATCCTGGTAATGGGTTAGCGTCTCGTGATACTGTGTGTCATGTGCTGACAGGAAAAGCTCGTTGTGCACGACACTCACGTTTTACTGTGGTCCTAGTCTCGGCGATGTACCAGGGCCAGGTAAACAGTGTGGtagtccctgtccttggtgctgaacaccatcactTGAACATTGTCGCTTAAACCTTCACGTGAACAGCGTTGtagtccctgtccttggtgctgaacaccatcactTGAACATTGTCGCTTAAACCTTCACGTGAACAGCATCGtagtccctgtccttggtgctgaacaccatcactTGAACATTGTCGCTAAAACCGTCACGTGAACAGTGTCGtagtccctgtccttggtgctgaacaccatcactTGAACATTGTCGCTTAAACTTTCACGTGAACAGCGTCGTAGtccctgtccgtggtgctgaacaccacgaCATGAACGGTGCGGTAGTCCCCGTtcctggtgctaaacaccatcatACGAACAGTGCAGtagtcctgtccatggtgcagAACACCATCACGTGAACAGTGTGGTGGTCCccgtccttagtgctgaacaccatcacaCAACCAGTGTGGTggtccctgtccatggtgctgaacacaatcacGTGAACAGTGCGATAGTCCCCGTTCATGGTCCTTAACACCATCATGGGAACACTTTGATAGGTGAAGTTACCATCACCTGATACTAAAAGGGCACTGTTATACAACGGTCTTGTTTGATTAATAGATTCATGTTCTGAACACTAAGTCTGCTCGTAAGTGTCTCTTCAGTCAAGGTTTAGAGAGAATCTTCAGTACTTGCAGACCAGAACGTCCTTCAGTGTTTTCCTAAATGTCTTGTTGCAAAAGGCATAGCACCAAGGGTTGATTGTGCTGTTGACGTAGCACAGCCAGTACCCTACGTCCCAGACTATCTGTGGCACTTCACAAAATGGTTTAAATAGCACAGTCACACTATATGGTAACCAGGTAATGACAAAAGCTAAGAGAATGGCACTCAACATTCGTAGAGCCTTACTCGTTCTCAGCAAGTTGGCAAAACTTCCATTTCTCCTTCCCCTTCTGCCCTTGCTGTAGTGAGCATTCATTCTGGTGAGTGGAGCGCCACGCCTGCGTCTGGTGTCCCCCGGTGAAGGAGCCCGGGTGTTTGGGTCATCTATGATCTCTGTTGCCGGCATTTTGGCCTTCTTACCCATGCTTCCATCTTTTGATATTTTAGTGATGATGTTGTACTTCTTCAGTCTTGAAGCGTGCTTTGTGGGTTTCTCGGTGACAATGTGTTTCGTTTTGGGATCTGCCTTGGTGGGTATGCTATCAGGGCTCTCCAGTGACGATTCATCGTCCTTATATGATGCTTTTCTTGAGATGGAAGGACGTTCATCTCCTTTTCCACTAGGGTCTACAGCGTCGTGCGCCTTAGCCTGGTGGCGATGTCCTTCGGATAGCTTTGCCGAAGACGTTAGCGAAGTATTCGATCGGGATGTTGTAAACTTGCTACTTGCTTGCAACACAGAAAGGTTTTTCTGTCTCTCCTGCGTCTCCCTGTAGATCCTGTAGTACAGAGTACACATGATAATGACCGGGATGTAAAAAGCCACTGCTATGGTTAAATAGTTCACGTAAACACTGTCCTCTATAAACTGGATGTAGCACTGGCCCTCCGGTACGTTCCTACCGCCCACGATGTACTGCCAGCCCACGATGAGCGGTGCCCACACCAGCACCGACGTCACCCAGGCCAAGGCGATCAGACAGGCGGCCCGCCTGGGGGTTCTCTTGGCGCGGTACGTCAGCGGACGGGTGATGGAGAAGTAGCGGTCAAAACTGATCACGCACAAGTTCATGACGGAGGCGTTGGAACTCACATAGTCCACGGTCAAGTACAGGTCACAGATCGCCGGTCCTAAGGCCCACCTGCCCATCACCATATACACGGTGTACAAGTTCATGGACAAGAGTCCGATCAGGGTGTCGGCCACCGCCAGACTCAGCAGGAAGTAGTTATTGACGGTGTGAAGTTGTCGGTTGACTCGGAAGGACACGAAGACCAGAATGTTTCCTCCGACGGTGATGATACTGAGAGAACAGGTGAGCAGACATATCAGCACCACCTCCCAAACCTGGTGTCCTCCCAGGGGGTCTAAGGGCGGTGCCGTGGTCACGTTACATTCCGGCGGGAGGGTAGTGCTCTCGTTGCCGCAGATCACCAAGTGGTCGCCCGGTGTTGGCCATTCTGAGACAGCCATCCCGTTGCTGAAGTCACCATCTGTGACATTTGTCCCAAATGTCGGCTCTAAGGTGGTTGCATTGCCCTGAAACTCCATCCTGTCCGGCTCGTCCCGTGAATATAAGAGGTGCTTCGTCGGAGGGCCCTATGCCATATATGCAGTCTTTTCGACGAGTCGGCTATGTAAAACTACACACCACTTTCCATTGCTGAGACTCACTGACTGTTGTCTACGGGAAAGTGGACGCCAGAGCGGGGATGTGCGACATATTTACCTCAAGACTACATTGTCAATGACATTAAAATCCAGAGCAACCCAGTTACTATCAATAATTGATGTGATTTCTGTTGAAGATGTTCCCTGGTTGGCAAACGTTAATCAAATAAAAGTTCCACTGGAAGTGTTCTTCTATTTGCTGACGCAGATGACGTTCCCTAGGGGAGGGCTGAGTCTGTCCGTGGCTCCGAAAGTTAGGGATCTTTCTTGCCCATCGGGAACAAGCTATAGCTAGTCTTTCATTTATTACGTCTCAGACTGCATACAAAGGTTAAAGGACATGAAAGAGAGGACGTGAATGGTGCCCATACTGATACATCCAGCCGGTGATGGGTTCCCTGAGGCAGGGACTCGCCAGAACACAAACATCCCTCCTCCCCGGGTTTAGTTATTAGCAATCTCGGTGTGCACGTCACTGGTTTTCTCCAAATCCATGTCCGTGTGGGGAACTGTCATTCGTATGTCCTTCCCTGTTGGGATAAAGGCGTAACTGCTTTATAGTTTCTGTTGTACAAATAATATCAACATGACGCATGGCTTCAACCATCATATGTGACAGGTAACGAGGTATTCTGTGTTTGACTGACTTATTACATCACCTAATTCTGGTCTCGGTTGGTTCATGGATGCACAACAGCGGCATACACGTAGTTACATTCCATCCTCAAACAACCGTTGTAAGGAAATGTAACGTCAAAGGCAAGTATCTCTGATCAAATAAATTGAGAGTATCAACTATCAAGGGCTGCAAAAACATTATGACAATATAACGTTCTCGAAAGATATTCAAAGGTTACAGTTACGCTACAATTCCAAAGAAAGCCGACAGGCGACTGGAATTTGAAGAAATTCTTGACCCATTCTTCCTTTGACTACCTTTTGATATAGCCTGTTAGCACAATGTATGTATTACTTCTAAAGCTGTGCTGGTAAACACGAGCAGACAAAAATATAATATTCTTGGTGGACGTAAGCACAAACATACCTGAGCTGTACAAACTGCTTTAAAACTCTTGCGGTCTGCGGTTCTGACTCACACTATCACTGCGCGGTGAGAGCGGAGGCTGCAGACATCCATGGGCGGTGGACAGGAGGTCTATGCTACTCTTCAACGCTCCAGTGTGACACTGAAACCCGCTAGAAAAGACGTTGTGCCAGAAAATGGCCCTCCAGACAAAACTGATGGCCTGTATAATGGAACAATCTTACTCCGACTGGGGATGAAGAACAGTCGACTAAATGTACCAAGTTGTTTGAGATCACACGCTGTGATGATAAAAGGCAATTTGAATGGAGTTTTGCTTTTGCTCGACATCCTGTGCCCTCGGGACGCGTGCTCGGCCACAACCTTTGCTCTAAAAGCGCTACCCTTTCTCTAAGTGATCGGAGAAGCTTTCCGCTATCGATCTTGTGCCAAGTCACACTCTTTGTTAAAGCCGCAGCCCCTCGGGGCAGTGGGAGTTCCAAGTCTAACGTACAGCGTGCCTTTGCCACGTGCGTCAGCCGGGACGTCAACGCTGACGCCGTCCCTGCGGGGGTTTCTAGTGCTTTTATTTCCGCAGAGATTTGTTGGCTGCCTTAATTCTTACATGTAGCTTTCGTGTCAAGACTTTCACGTGAGAATGGAAATCTACCGACCTTCACTGA is a genomic window containing:
- the LOC118417127 gene encoding muscarinic acetylcholine receptor M1-like; translated protein: MEFQGNATTLEPTFGTNVTDGDFSNGMAVSEWPTPGDHLVICGNESTTLPPECNVTTAPPLDPLGGHQVWEVVLICLLTCSLSIITVGGNILVFVSFRVNRQLHTVNNYFLLSLAVADTLIGLLSMNLYTVYMVMGRWALGPAICDLYLTVDYVSSNASVMNLCVISFDRYFSITRPLTYRAKRTPRRAACLIALAWVTSVLVWAPLIVGWQYIVGGRNVPEGQCYIQFIEDSVYVNYLTIAVAFYIPVIIMCTLYYRIYRETQERQKNLSVLQASSKFTTSRSNTSLTSSAKLSEGHRHQAKAHDAVDPSGKGDERPSISRKASYKDDESSLESPDSIPTKADPKTKHIVTEKPTKHASRLKKYNIITKISKDGSMGKKAKMPATEIIDDPNTRAPSPGDTRRRRGAPLTRMNAHYSKGRRGRRNGSFANLLRTSKALRMLSAILLAFVITWLPYSVTVLFKPFCEVPQIVWDVGYWLCYVNSTINPWCYAFCNKTFRKTLKDVLVCKY